The following proteins are encoded in a genomic region of Kineosporiaceae bacterium:
- a CDS encoding PD40 domain-containing protein, whose amino-acid sequence MTPEQPEDKAPAQPTDKAGAQPADEASTEPTGHPTAGARGAAPRRPGGLPVLVVGKPELVSTDGVRSLPAGAPAISSDGRFVAFVSESGDLVADDANGAADVFVRDTALNRTVLVSASIYGGSAAGSSLQPSISADGRFVAFTSAAPDLVEDDSNGSLDVFLHDLRTGITQLVSRGSRGELADNDSYSPSLSADGRFVAYSSMATNLDPHDTNASPDVFMFDRLTGRTTLVSAGSDGQSGHGPSGQPSISANGRLIAFTSAARFAADDTNDDMDVYVHDMVTGENELVSRATDGSAGNGASLEPALSADGDVVAFTSVADNLIEGDTNAASDVFVRRRSTGETDLISATPDGLPGDGPSRAPGISGDGARVAFLSAAGDLTPGTTRSAGSTGSAEPVAVPDAAVPDQDHAYVRDLDGAGTALAAGTRRRTPGTASRPGSPSRPGGGTWPSRTPRPIYRAPPRTLCPASTSTWQGCGRPTFRRRP is encoded by the coding sequence ATGACCCCCGAGCAGCCCGAGGACAAGGCCCCGGCGCAACCCACCGACAAGGCCGGCGCACAGCCGGCGGACGAGGCCTCGACCGAGCCGACCGGTCACCCCACGGCGGGGGCGCGCGGCGCGGCGCCGCGGCGTCCGGGTGGTCTGCCGGTGCTCGTGGTCGGCAAGCCGGAGCTGGTGAGCACCGACGGGGTGCGGTCGTTGCCCGCCGGGGCGCCGGCGATCTCGAGTGACGGCCGGTTCGTCGCCTTCGTCTCCGAGTCCGGCGATCTGGTGGCGGACGACGCCAACGGCGCGGCCGACGTGTTCGTGCGCGACACCGCCCTGAACCGCACCGTGCTGGTCAGTGCCTCGATCTACGGCGGGTCCGCAGCGGGCAGTTCGTTGCAGCCGTCGATCTCGGCCGACGGGCGTTTCGTCGCCTTCACCTCGGCGGCACCCGATCTGGTCGAGGACGACAGCAACGGCTCGTTGGACGTCTTCCTGCACGACCTGCGCACCGGCATCACCCAGCTGGTCAGCCGCGGCAGCCGGGGTGAGCTGGCCGACAACGACTCGTATTCGCCCTCGTTGTCGGCCGACGGACGGTTCGTGGCCTACTCGTCGATGGCGACCAACCTCGACCCTCACGACACCAACGCCTCCCCCGACGTGTTCATGTTCGATCGGCTCACCGGCCGCACCACCTTGGTCAGCGCGGGCTCGGACGGGCAGTCGGGTCACGGCCCCTCGGGGCAGCCGTCGATCTCGGCGAACGGTCGGCTGATCGCGTTCACCTCGGCGGCCCGGTTCGCCGCGGACGACACCAACGACGACATGGACGTCTACGTCCACGACATGGTGACCGGCGAGAACGAGCTGGTGAGCAGGGCCACCGACGGCAGCGCCGGCAACGGTGCCTCGTTGGAGCCGGCCCTGTCGGCGGACGGCGATGTGGTGGCCTTCACCTCGGTCGCCGACAACCTGATCGAGGGCGACACCAACGCCGCCTCCGATGTGTTCGTCCGTCGGCGCTCGACCGGCGAGACCGACCTGATCAGCGCCACTCCGGACGGGCTGCCGGGGGACGGCCCCTCGCGTGCTCCGGGCATCTCGGGGGACGGCGCCCGCGTCGCCTTCCTGTCCGCGGCCGGCGATCTGACCCCGGGGACGACGCGTTCGGCTGGGTCGACGGGTTCGGCCGAGCCCGTCGCGGTGCCCGACGCCGCGGTGCCCGACCAGGACCACGCCTACGTGCGCGACCTGGACGGCGCCGGCACCGCCCTGGCGGCCGGCACCCGACGGCGCACCCCGGGGACGGCGAGTCGACCGGGGTCGCCATCTCGTCCTGGGGGCGGCACGTGGCCTTCTCGGACACCTCGACCGATCTACCGGGCGCCCCCGAGGACGCTCTGCCCGGCGAGCACGTCTACGTGGCAGGGCTGCGGACGGCCCACGTTCCGGCGCCGTCCGTGA
- the nudC gene encoding NAD(+) diphosphatase — translation MILANLALSRSTLDRAAHRRDDPELLTRLLEQPSTRVLVMIGDQAPVTAEGSAALVLRPGPDVAHLAAADAVLLVAYLGTESGTESGTDAEGIDHLLIALPAGAPMPRDATPPADGRTRLAVLREVGVDLDDTQAGLFTTALALVNWHATHPRCSRCGEPTRVAAAGWTRHCDACDTDHFPRTDPAVIMTVVDDADRLMLGRQAVWPDKRFSTLAGFVEPGESVEAAVRREVFEEAGIEVGEVTYLGSQPWPFPSSLMLAYRARALSTQAHVDGVELAEARWWSREDLALDVATGELVLSPPLSVSRALIEDWYGGPIRDGAATWR, via the coding sequence GTGATCCTGGCGAACCTGGCCCTGTCGCGGTCCACCCTCGACCGGGCCGCCCACCGCCGCGACGACCCCGAGCTGCTGACCCGGCTGCTCGAGCAGCCGAGTACCCGGGTGCTGGTGATGATCGGTGACCAGGCTCCGGTGACAGCCGAGGGCAGCGCGGCCCTGGTGTTGCGCCCCGGACCCGACGTGGCGCACCTGGCTGCGGCGGACGCCGTCCTGCTCGTCGCCTACCTGGGCACCGAGTCAGGCACCGAGTCAGGCACCGACGCAGAGGGCATCGACCACCTGCTGATCGCGCTACCAGCCGGCGCCCCGATGCCCCGCGACGCCACCCCGCCGGCCGACGGCCGCACCCGACTGGCGGTGCTGCGTGAGGTGGGCGTCGACCTCGACGACACCCAGGCCGGGCTGTTCACCACCGCCCTGGCACTGGTCAACTGGCACGCCACCCACCCCCGCTGCAGCCGCTGCGGCGAGCCCACCCGGGTTGCCGCCGCGGGCTGGACCCGCCACTGCGATGCCTGCGACACCGACCACTTCCCCCGCACCGACCCCGCCGTGATCATGACCGTGGTGGACGACGCCGACCGGCTGATGCTGGGCCGGCAGGCGGTCTGGCCGGACAAGCGGTTCTCGACCCTGGCCGGTTTCGTCGAGCCGGGGGAGTCCGTCGAGGCCGCCGTGCGGCGCGAGGTGTTCGAGGAGGCCGGCATCGAGGTCGGCGAGGTCACCTACCTGGGCAGTCAGCCGTGGCCGTTCCCGTCCTCGCTGATGCTGGCCTACCGCGCTCGGGCGCTCAGCACGCAGGCCCACGTGGACGGCGTCGAACTCGCCGAGGCCCGCTGGTGGTCGCGCGAGGACCTGGCCTTGGATGTGGCCACCGGCGAGCTCGTGTTGTCACCGCCGCTGTCGGTCTCCCGTGCGCTGATCGAGGACTGGTACGGCGGTCCGATCCGGGACGGTGCCGCCACCTGGCGCTGA
- a CDS encoding ATP-dependent helicase translates to MSRQPGRLRAVEVATLLGRPLPTPEQVAVIEAPVAPLLVVAGAGSGKTETMAARVVHLVAGGDAAPDQILGLTFTRKAAAELSDRIRLRLSALARRGIGPADEARSQPVTVSTYHAYAAALLSDHGLRLGLDGTTRLVGEAGAWQIVDELVERWDGPMSAVDSARATVVDAVLALAGECAEHLVGVEAVDAVLADIVEHVVELPAKLGDGAPGRPGAEVRKVLERLNARRQVLPLVTAYLHRKRELGVLDFGDQVALAARLALEVPEVAATERARYRVVLLDEYQDTSHAQLALLRALFGGGHPVTAVGDPHQSIYGWRGASAGNLQRFPQDFPELDDATGAAPRPAAVAQLATSWRNDHAVLSVANHLAAPLRHGAPWAPHAPSVEVPQLRARDGAEVGEVAVRWVATLEDEAATVAEFAETAWRAGRSAAVLCRARSQFPIVEAALRVRGLPVEVVGLGGLLHVPEVADLRATLEVVHDASRGDALMRLLTGVAWRLGPADLDALGAWARALHRRLLHPAGGTAPVVAEASEELSLAAALDDLPLPDWHGPAGEHLSASGRERLARLSGVLRHLRGRTGLPLPDLVLETERALLLDIEVAAHPGRRPAAARANLDAFVEVAAAFTDTGDRPGLGAFLAWLSAAETEERGLEAPLGEVSPDAIQVLTVHAAKGLEWDAVAVPGLVEGTFPSGHAGRSPGRSTGWLTALGAVPFGLRGDVDSLPHWRHTSANSQQELTRELDTFTTDCGAYEVAEERRLAYVAVTRARRTLLLTGAVWGDGARPRTPSRFLVEVAEQAQAGTAGVAMADWADPIEDGETNPRDHLTRAVGWPLDPLGERRDAVETAAALVREAMLGGFGGGGTGEADEIGTGAAEDSAEDSADEWADEWADEWADEWADEVEALLAERDAGRSGRREVALPRHLSASSLVALAEDPQRLADRLRRPMPQPPSPATRRGSSFHTWLEQRFAAAALVDVDELPGAADDEIGSAPEQVALDDLQRAFLASPWADLTPSAVEVAVETPVAGVMVRGRIDAVFRLDEGERPGTDRADTGGGRWDVVDWKTGSPPTDPEQARARAVQLAVYRLAWSTLAEVPLDDVGAAFFYAATGETVRPVDLMDEQGLADLITAAITPTP, encoded by the coding sequence GTGAGCCGGCAGCCCGGCCGGCTCAGGGCCGTCGAGGTGGCGACTCTGCTGGGCCGCCCACTGCCGACGCCGGAACAGGTCGCGGTGATCGAGGCCCCGGTCGCGCCACTGCTGGTGGTGGCGGGCGCGGGGTCGGGCAAGACCGAGACCATGGCGGCGCGGGTGGTGCACCTGGTCGCCGGTGGCGATGCCGCGCCCGACCAGATCCTCGGCCTGACCTTCACCCGCAAGGCCGCCGCCGAGCTCTCCGACCGCATCAGGTTGCGGCTGAGTGCCCTGGCCCGCAGGGGAATCGGGCCCGCCGACGAGGCTCGGTCCCAGCCGGTGACGGTCTCGACCTATCACGCCTACGCGGCGGCGTTGCTGTCCGATCACGGGTTGCGGCTCGGCCTGGACGGCACCACTCGGTTGGTCGGCGAGGCCGGTGCCTGGCAGATCGTCGACGAGTTGGTCGAGCGATGGGACGGCCCGATGTCGGCGGTCGATTCCGCTCGGGCCACCGTGGTGGACGCCGTGCTGGCGCTGGCGGGGGAGTGCGCCGAACACCTGGTCGGGGTCGAGGCCGTCGACGCCGTGCTCGCCGACATCGTCGAGCACGTGGTGGAGTTGCCGGCCAAGCTCGGTGACGGCGCGCCGGGGCGGCCGGGCGCCGAGGTGCGCAAGGTGCTGGAGCGGCTGAACGCCCGCCGCCAGGTGCTGCCCCTGGTCACGGCCTACCTGCACCGCAAACGCGAGCTCGGCGTGCTCGACTTCGGTGACCAGGTGGCGCTGGCGGCTCGGTTGGCGTTGGAGGTGCCCGAGGTCGCTGCCACCGAACGGGCGCGCTACCGCGTGGTGCTGCTGGACGAGTACCAGGACACCAGCCATGCCCAGTTGGCCCTGCTGCGCGCGCTGTTCGGCGGTGGGCACCCGGTGACCGCTGTCGGCGACCCGCATCAGTCGATCTACGGCTGGCGGGGTGCCTCGGCAGGCAACCTGCAGCGCTTCCCGCAGGACTTCCCCGAACTCGACGACGCCACCGGCGCCGCCCCGCGTCCAGCGGCCGTCGCCCAACTGGCCACGAGTTGGCGCAACGACCACGCCGTGCTGTCCGTCGCCAACCACCTCGCGGCCCCGTTGCGGCACGGGGCGCCCTGGGCGCCGCATGCGCCGTCCGTCGAGGTACCGCAACTGCGGGCGCGGGACGGCGCCGAGGTCGGTGAGGTCGCGGTGCGCTGGGTGGCCACCCTCGAGGACGAGGCCGCCACCGTCGCCGAGTTCGCCGAGACCGCTTGGCGGGCAGGGCGTTCCGCGGCTGTGCTGTGCCGGGCTCGGTCGCAGTTCCCGATCGTCGAGGCGGCGCTGCGGGTGCGAGGGCTGCCGGTCGAGGTGGTCGGCCTGGGTGGTCTGCTGCACGTGCCCGAGGTGGCCGATCTGCGGGCCACGCTCGAGGTGGTGCACGACGCCTCGCGTGGGGACGCGTTGATGCGGCTGCTGACCGGTGTCGCCTGGCGGCTCGGCCCCGCCGACCTCGACGCCCTCGGTGCCTGGGCCAGGGCGCTGCACCGCCGGCTGCTGCACCCCGCCGGGGGGACAGCGCCGGTGGTGGCCGAAGCGTCGGAGGAACTCTCGCTCGCTGCCGCGCTCGACGACCTGCCGCTACCGGACTGGCACGGTCCGGCGGGCGAGCACCTGTCGGCCTCGGGCCGCGAGCGGCTGGCTCGGCTGTCCGGCGTCCTGCGTCATCTGCGCGGCCGCACCGGGCTGCCGCTGCCCGATCTGGTGCTCGAGACCGAACGTGCGCTGCTGCTCGACATCGAGGTCGCCGCCCACCCCGGACGCCGTCCGGCCGCCGCCCGAGCCAACCTGGACGCCTTCGTCGAGGTGGCGGCCGCCTTCACCGACACCGGCGACCGGCCCGGCCTGGGGGCCTTCCTCGCCTGGCTGTCGGCGGCGGAGACCGAGGAGCGAGGGCTGGAGGCACCGCTCGGTGAGGTGAGTCCCGACGCGATCCAGGTGCTCACCGTGCACGCCGCCAAGGGCCTGGAGTGGGACGCCGTCGCCGTCCCGGGCCTGGTCGAGGGCACCTTCCCCAGCGGGCATGCCGGGCGTTCACCCGGTCGCAGCACCGGGTGGCTGACCGCGTTGGGTGCGGTGCCGTTCGGGCTGCGCGGAGATGTCGACTCGTTGCCGCACTGGCGTCACACCTCGGCGAACAGCCAGCAGGAGCTGACCCGCGAACTCGACACCTTCACCACCGACTGCGGTGCCTATGAGGTCGCCGAGGAGCGCCGGCTCGCCTATGTCGCCGTGACCCGGGCGCGGCGCACCCTGCTGCTCACCGGGGCGGTCTGGGGCGACGGCGCGCGGCCGCGCACGCCGTCCCGGTTCCTGGTCGAGGTCGCCGAGCAGGCGCAGGCCGGAACCGCGGGGGTGGCGATGGCCGACTGGGCCGATCCGATCGAGGACGGCGAGACCAACCCCCGCGATCACCTGACCCGGGCCGTCGGCTGGCCGCTCGACCCGCTCGGCGAACGACGTGACGCGGTCGAGACGGCGGCCGCCCTGGTACGCGAGGCGATGCTCGGTGGTTTCGGCGGCGGTGGCACGGGTGAGGCCGACGAGATCGGCACCGGCGCGGCCGAAGACTCGGCCGAAGACTCTGCCGACGAGTGGGCCGACGAGTGGGCCGACGAGTGGGCCGACGAGTGGGCCGACGAGGTGGAGGCCCTTCTCGCCGAACGTGATGCGGGCCGCTCCGGACGCCGCGAGGTTGCGCTGCCCCGGCACCTCAGCGCCTCCTCGCTGGTGGCGTTGGCCGAGGACCCGCAGCGACTGGCCGACCGGCTGCGCCGTCCGATGCCGCAGCCGCCGAGCCCGGCCACGCGCCGCGGCTCGTCGTTTCACACCTGGCTGGAGCAGCGGTTCGCCGCCGCCGCCCTGGTCGACGTCGACGAGCTGCCCGGGGCGGCGGACGACGAGATCGGCTCGGCGCCAGAGCAGGTTGCGCTCGACGATCTGCAGCGCGCCTTCCTGGCCTCACCGTGGGCCGACCTGACACCGTCCGCCGTCGAGGTGGCGGTCGAGACCCCGGTCGCCGGTGTGATGGTGCGGGGCCGGATCGATGCTGTGTTCCGCCTCGACGAGGGCGAGCGCCCCGGCACCGATCGAGCAGACACCGGCGGCGGCCGCTGGGACGTGGTCGACTGGAAGACCGGCTCGCCCCCGACGGATCCGGAGCAGGCCCGGGCGCGCGCCGTCCAGCTCGCGGTCTACCGGTTGGCCTGGTCGACGCTCGCCGAGGTCCCCCTGGACGACGTCGGTGCCGCGTTCTTCTACGCCGCCACCGGTGAGACGGTCCGCCCGGTCGACCTGATGGATGAACAGGGCCTGGCCGACCTCATCACCGCCGCCATCACCCCCACCCCCTGA
- a CDS encoding phosphotransferase: MSASRPPRSPLALAALACASVVGLEPVTVRDLDHPDTDIDAALVVDTIDRQWVVRSPRSTAAGARMDAEAKLVEVLFGWVSFGVPRVAGSAVLPEGGRALVYRAVGGAPLQPGMLTTVPTLASAVGRALATVHDLPTRLVADAGLPVYEAEEYRERRLVEVDRAAATGHVPPSLLSRWEKALEEAGAWRFVPAVVHGDLDGDTLRVDGTQLAGIIDWAQARVADPADDFAWLANVTEPAAFDAVMATYTLRRRTMPDAALVRRARLAGELSLVRWLLHGTSTDDAGVVDDAVAMLTTLEESLAGSMTW; the protein is encoded by the coding sequence GTGTCCGCCTCGCGCCCGCCCCGCTCGCCGCTGGCCCTCGCCGCGCTGGCCTGCGCCTCGGTGGTCGGCCTCGAGCCGGTCACGGTGCGCGACCTCGATCACCCCGACACCGACATCGACGCCGCCTTGGTCGTCGACACCATCGATCGGCAGTGGGTGGTGCGCAGCCCGCGCAGTACCGCGGCGGGTGCCCGCATGGACGCCGAGGCCAAGCTGGTCGAGGTGCTGTTCGGGTGGGTGTCGTTCGGGGTGCCCCGGGTCGCCGGCAGCGCGGTGCTCCCCGAGGGTGGCCGGGCGTTGGTGTACCGGGCGGTCGGCGGGGCGCCGTTGCAGCCGGGCATGTTGACCACGGTGCCGACGCTGGCCTCGGCGGTGGGCCGGGCGTTGGCCACGGTGCACGACCTGCCCACCCGGTTGGTGGCCGACGCGGGACTGCCGGTGTACGAGGCCGAGGAGTACCGCGAGCGTCGGCTGGTCGAGGTCGACCGGGCCGCCGCCACCGGCCACGTGCCGCCGAGCCTGTTGTCCCGGTGGGAGAAGGCCCTCGAGGAAGCCGGCGCCTGGCGGTTCGTGCCGGCGGTGGTGCACGGCGACCTGGACGGCGACACGCTGCGGGTCGACGGTACCCAGCTCGCCGGGATCATCGACTGGGCCCAGGCCCGGGTGGCCGACCCGGCCGACGACTTCGCCTGGCTGGCCAACGTCACCGAACCGGCGGCCTTCGATGCCGTGATGGCCACCTACACCCTGCGCCGACGCACCATGCCGGACGCCGCCCTGGTGCGCCGGGCGCGGCTGGCCGGGGAGTTGTCGCTGGTGCGCTGGCTGCTGCACGGCACCTCGACCGACGACGCCGGTGTGGTCGACGACGCGGTCGCCATGCTGACCACCCTGGAGGAGAGCCTCGCCGGCTCGATGACCTGGTAA
- a CDS encoding MGMT family protein produces the protein MEELPDYAAAVLDVVEAIPPGSVMTYGDVAEYLGAGGPRQVGAVMSRWGGAVSWWRVLKADGSPPPGHEREALRHYRAERTPLRAGGTRVDLVRARWDGASSGG, from the coding sequence GTGGAGGAGCTGCCCGACTACGCCGCGGCGGTACTCGACGTGGTCGAGGCGATCCCGCCCGGGTCGGTGATGACCTACGGGGACGTCGCGGAGTACCTGGGCGCCGGCGGACCCCGCCAGGTCGGGGCGGTGATGTCTCGATGGGGTGGCGCCGTCAGCTGGTGGCGGGTGCTCAAGGCCGACGGGTCCCCGCCGCCCGGACACGAGCGCGAGGCGCTACGGCACTACCGCGCCGAACGCACCCCGTTGCGCGCCGGCGGAACCCGGGTCGACCTGGTCCGTGCCCGGTGGGACGGCGCGTCGTCCGGCGGGTAG
- a CDS encoding CDGSH iron-sulfur domain-containing protein, translating to MSEQSPDTENPTVEQPTPTVITVGVDGPNMLVGTIEIRNAAGELIKTAKRVALCRCGASESKPFCDGSHKRIGFSDPGPSLPAA from the coding sequence ATGAGCGAGCAGAGCCCCGACACCGAGAACCCCACCGTCGAGCAGCCCACCCCCACCGTGATCACCGTCGGTGTCGACGGTCCCAACATGCTGGTCGGGACGATCGAGATCCGCAACGCCGCCGGCGAGCTGATCAAGACGGCCAAGCGGGTGGCGTTGTGCCGTTGCGGGGCCAGCGAGAGCAAGCCGTTCTGCGATGGCTCGCACAAGCGCATCGGCTTCAGCGACCCGGGGCCGAGCCTGCCCGCCGCGTAA
- a CDS encoding ATP-dependent helicase → MDERQAEAVAVRQGSGPLVLLGAPGTGKTTTLLELVLARIDRDGVPPDAVLVLAPTRRAASALRERIAARLGRTVREPLARTPHSYAFGLLRRALVLDGDLPPRLISGPEQDRILADLLAGHAEGIGYAPTWPAAITDEILTLRSFRGELRDLIMRAVERGLSPGELARLGRRHGRADWVAASDVYAEYLDVTSLATPGAFDPAGIVAAASRVLADDPALLAAERELRRLVVVEDAQELSTAGAHLARLLGGDGRDLVLAGDPDVATQGFRGARPRLLAEAAQRLRGPDGAPARQVVLATVHRHGPPLRAVAERITGRISTAGLVAHRAARAGAARATEAPTTATVQTHLLASAAQEAAFIAQLLRRRHLDPADPLPWGSMAVVVRSVGATTTLRRALGAAGVPVSVPGTELPVRDEPAVIPLRLALRCVLDEAALTPEVATELLSGPIGGADALTLRRLRQALRARELSGGGVRSSDELLVELVSHPNHVLALQTDDDGTGDGRSASDGAEALPHTVIGPARRVATVLAAGRSALRAREASAETVLWAIWQTTGLAGMWRRMALGGGASGARADRDLDAVVALFDAAAAFVDRLPHARPEQFLEHLEGQDLPSDTLAERAPTDDAITLITATGAAGRQWDLVVIAGVQEGTWPDLRLRSSLLGAQVLADLLDRGIEPNGDDPGSASRRAEIEGQRRAVLDDELRLFLVACTRARRQLVVTAVRAEDLQPSPFLDLVEPPGGEEDSDDGAEVRPLTDVPRAATLPALVAELRAVLLEPVPDATPAAPATPATDTARTRARARRARAARHLARLAAAGVAGAAPRDWYGLAEVSTEAPLRSGEGAVRVSPSKVETFDRCPLRWLFDQAGGRRPMPVGVSVGTLVHDVAEAAPDGDLQLMRELLAMRWAALGLPDGWVGDVERAKAERMLEKLAEYARLSRAAGRELVAVEQEISVRVGRADIRGTIDRLERDEQGRPVVIDLKTGRSKPSAAEIERHAQLGVYQLALEQEPGDAGCGGAALVQLGGSTKSVGVQTQRPLADDEDPTWAAALVERVAEGMAAGKFHATVNPRCRTCDLRRCCPAQLEGRQVTP, encoded by the coding sequence CTGGACGAGCGACAGGCCGAGGCGGTCGCCGTCCGGCAGGGCAGTGGCCCGCTGGTGTTGCTGGGCGCGCCGGGCACCGGCAAGACGACCACCCTGCTCGAGCTCGTGCTCGCCCGGATCGATCGCGACGGCGTCCCCCCCGACGCGGTGCTGGTGCTCGCGCCCACCCGGCGCGCGGCGTCCGCCCTGCGGGAACGCATCGCGGCCCGGCTGGGCCGCACGGTCCGCGAGCCGCTGGCGCGCACGCCCCACTCGTATGCCTTCGGGCTGCTGCGGCGCGCCCTGGTGCTGGACGGCGACCTGCCGCCGCGCCTGATCTCCGGCCCGGAGCAGGACCGGATCCTCGCCGACCTGCTGGCCGGGCATGCCGAGGGCATCGGGTACGCCCCGACCTGGCCGGCCGCCATCACCGACGAGATCCTCACCCTGCGCAGCTTCCGGGGTGAGTTGCGCGACCTGATCATGCGCGCCGTGGAGCGTGGGCTGTCCCCGGGGGAGCTGGCCCGGCTGGGTCGCCGCCACGGTCGCGCCGACTGGGTGGCCGCCTCCGACGTGTACGCCGAGTACCTCGACGTGACCTCGCTGGCCACGCCGGGGGCGTTCGACCCGGCAGGCATCGTGGCGGCGGCCTCCCGGGTACTGGCCGACGACCCGGCCCTGCTGGCCGCCGAACGCGAGCTGCGCCGGCTCGTCGTGGTCGAGGACGCGCAGGAGCTGAGCACCGCCGGGGCGCACCTGGCCCGGTTGCTCGGCGGCGACGGCCGCGACCTGGTCCTGGCCGGTGACCCGGACGTCGCGACGCAGGGCTTCCGCGGCGCGCGACCCCGATTGCTGGCCGAGGCCGCGCAGCGGCTGCGCGGTCCGGACGGCGCGCCCGCCCGTCAGGTGGTGCTCGCCACGGTGCATCGGCACGGGCCGCCGCTGCGGGCCGTGGCCGAGCGGATCACCGGACGGATCTCCACCGCAGGGCTGGTCGCCCACCGGGCCGCGCGGGCCGGAGCAGCTCGGGCGACCGAGGCGCCGACCACCGCGACGGTGCAGACCCATCTGTTGGCCTCCGCTGCACAGGAGGCCGCCTTCATCGCCCAGCTGCTGCGCCGCCGCCACCTCGACCCCGCCGACCCGCTGCCCTGGGGGTCGATGGCCGTCGTGGTGCGCTCGGTGGGTGCCACGACGACGTTGCGCCGGGCGCTCGGTGCCGCCGGCGTCCCGGTGAGCGTGCCGGGCACCGAGCTGCCGGTGCGCGACGAGCCGGCGGTGATACCGCTGCGGCTGGCGCTGCGGTGCGTGCTGGACGAGGCAGCCCTGACCCCCGAGGTGGCCACCGAGTTGTTGTCCGGCCCGATCGGTGGCGCCGACGCGTTGACGTTGCGCCGGTTGCGGCAGGCGTTGCGGGCACGCGAGCTGAGCGGCGGCGGAGTGCGCTCGAGCGATGAGTTGCTGGTCGAATTGGTCTCGCACCCGAACCACGTGCTCGCGCTGCAGACGGATGACGACGGCACCGGCGACGGCCGGTCGGCGTCCGACGGAGCAGAGGCGTTGCCGCACACGGTGATCGGCCCCGCCCGGCGTGTGGCGACGGTGCTGGCCGCGGGTCGCTCGGCGCTGCGGGCGCGCGAGGCCAGCGCCGAAACCGTGCTGTGGGCCATCTGGCAGACCACGGGACTGGCCGGCATGTGGCGTCGGATGGCCCTGGGCGGTGGCGCCTCCGGGGCGCGGGCCGATCGTGACCTGGATGCCGTGGTCGCCCTGTTCGATGCGGCCGCGGCGTTCGTCGACCGGCTGCCGCACGCCCGCCCCGAGCAGTTCCTCGAGCACCTCGAGGGCCAGGATCTGCCCTCGGACACCCTCGCCGAACGCGCCCCCACCGACGATGCGATCACGCTGATCACCGCCACCGGAGCGGCCGGACGGCAGTGGGATCTGGTCGTGATCGCCGGGGTACAGGAGGGCACCTGGCCCGACCTGCGACTGCGCAGTTCACTGCTGGGCGCCCAGGTGCTGGCCGACCTGCTCGACCGGGGCATCGAACCGAACGGTGACGACCCGGGCTCTGCCTCTCGCCGGGCCGAGATCGAGGGCCAACGGCGCGCCGTCCTGGACGACGAACTGCGGCTGTTCCTGGTGGCCTGCACCCGGGCCCGCCGGCAGCTGGTGGTGACTGCGGTCCGCGCCGAGGACCTGCAGCCCTCACCTTTCCTCGATCTGGTGGAACCCCCTGGGGGAGAAGAGGACTCGGACGACGGCGCCGAGGTGCGCCCGCTCACCGACGTCCCCCGGGCCGCCACCTTGCCGGCGCTTGTCGCTGAGCTGCGTGCCGTGCTGCTCGAGCCGGTGCCCGATGCCACGCCGGCCGCACCGGCCACACCGGCCACCGACACCGCACGAACCAGGGCGCGCGCCCGGCGAGCGCGTGCCGCTCGGCACCTGGCCCGGTTGGCCGCGGCAGGGGTCGCCGGGGCGGCGCCGCGGGACTGGTACGGCTTGGCCGAGGTGTCCACCGAGGCGCCGTTGCGCTCGGGCGAGGGCGCGGTGCGGGTGTCACCGTCCAAGGTCGAGACCTTCGATCGGTGCCCGTTGCGGTGGCTGTTCGACCAGGCGGGCGGGCGGCGTCCGATGCCGGTCGGGGTCAGTGTCGGCACGCTGGTGCACGATGTCGCCGAGGCGGCCCCGGACGGCGACCTGCAGCTGATGCGGGAGTTGCTGGCGATGCGGTGGGCCGCACTGGGTTTGCCCGACGGGTGGGTCGGGGACGTCGAGCGCGCCAAGGCCGAGCGCATGCTCGAGAAACTCGCCGAGTACGCCCGGCTCAGTCGCGCGGCCGGGCGCGAGCTGGTGGCCGTCGAGCAGGAGATCTCGGTGCGGGTCGGGCGTGCCGACATTCGAGGGACCATCGACCGGCTGGAGCGGGACGAGCAGGGGCGCCCGGTGGTGATCGACCTGAAGACCGGTCGGTCCAAGCCGTCGGCGGCCGAGATCGAACGGCACGCCCAGCTCGGGGTCTATCAGCTCGCCCTGGAGCAGGAGCCCGGTGACGCGGGTTGCGGCGGCGCGGCGCTGGTGCAGCTCGGCGGCAGCACGAAGTCCGTCGGTGTTCAGACGCAACGTCCGTTGGCCGACGACGAGGACCCGACCTGGGCGGCCGCACTCGTCGAGCGGGTGGCCGAGGGCATGGCCGCGGGGAAGTTCCACGCCACCGTCAACCCCCGTTGCCGCACCTGTGACCTGCGGCGCTGCTGCCCGGCGCAGCTCGAGGGCCGGCAGGTGACGCCGTGA